The bacterium genome window below encodes:
- a CDS encoding divergent polysaccharide deacetylase family protein — translation MTPESDHRDTQGQRSRGRKRGPLERIGRRVAAMPSSQIFGLGIFAFLVFLLISLLIVSNFFDSVAENVAARNPEEAPEQLDFRDKVVKATGAAYSTFFDLALSKVNFISNYVVDRDAGARRWEFTFWELWVPASFDVVAAEKKFAEKLAPLGDAVKVSGAEVDSKTFQINIDVEGLNTHRVFLTRVGMETDQTAEAMYVPPPLADAVPRKPFQGAPRVAIIIDDIGFREIHEHQLLALDAPLTFSILPYSPYGKSFAGRALSAGREIMLHMPMEPLDRSIRPGKGGLFVEMTPDVIRQMAVANLEDIPGAKGTNNHMGSRFTSDAEKMTDVLQIVKARGLYFVDSRTSGSSIAFDVARRMGIRSAVRNVFLDHNPEYPAILNQIDVLAGIAKRQGEAIAIGHPHENTLRALRAKLPELAAAGIRLVPPSELVH, via the coding sequence GTGACGCCCGAAAGCGATCACCGGGATACTCAGGGGCAGCGGAGCCGAGGGCGCAAGCGCGGGCCGCTCGAGCGGATCGGCCGTCGCGTCGCGGCCATGCCCTCGAGCCAGATCTTTGGCCTTGGCATCTTCGCGTTTCTTGTCTTCCTCCTGATTTCGCTTCTGATCGTCTCCAACTTTTTCGATTCGGTCGCTGAAAATGTGGCCGCTCGGAATCCCGAGGAGGCGCCCGAGCAGCTCGATTTCCGCGACAAGGTCGTCAAGGCGACAGGCGCGGCCTATTCCACGTTCTTCGATCTCGCGCTTTCCAAGGTCAATTTTATCTCGAACTACGTCGTCGATCGCGACGCGGGCGCCCGCCGCTGGGAGTTCACCTTCTGGGAATTGTGGGTGCCGGCCTCGTTCGATGTCGTGGCGGCGGAAAAGAAGTTCGCGGAAAAACTCGCGCCGCTCGGCGACGCGGTGAAAGTCTCCGGCGCCGAGGTGGATTCGAAGACCTTTCAGATCAATATCGACGTTGAAGGGCTCAATACGCACCGCGTCTTCCTGACGCGCGTCGGCATGGAAACCGATCAGACCGCCGAGGCGATGTACGTGCCGCCGCCGCTCGCCGACGCCGTTCCGCGAAAGCCATTCCAGGGAGCCCCGCGCGTGGCGATCATCATCGACGACATCGGCTTCCGCGAAATCCACGAGCATCAGCTTCTCGCGCTCGACGCGCCGCTGACCTTTTCGATCCTTCCGTATTCACCGTACGGGAAGTCGTTCGCGGGGCGGGCGCTTTCGGCCGGACGCGAGATCATGCTGCACATGCCGATGGAGCCGCTCGATCGCAGCATCCGTCCGGGCAAGGGCGGGCTTTTCGTGGAGATGACGCCGGACGTCATTCGCCAGATGGCCGTCGCGAACCTCGAGGACATCCCCGGCGCCAAGGGCACAAACAATCATATGGGCAGCCGATTCACCTCCGACGCGGAGAAGATGACGGATGTGTTGCAGATCGTGAAGGCGCGCGGGCTGTATTTCGTGGACTCGCGAACGTCCGGCAGCTCCATCGCGTTTGATGTCGCACGCCGCATGGGCATCCGGTCGGCGGTACGCAACGTGTTTCTCGATCACAATCCGGAATACCCGGCGATCTTGAACCAGATCGACGTGCTCGCCGGAATCGCCAAACGCCAGGGCGAGGCGATCGCCATCGGGCACCCGCACGAGAACACCCTGCGCGCGCTGCGCGCCAAACTCCCCGAACTGGCCGCGGCCGGCATCCGGCTGGTGCCGCCGAGCGAGCTCGTGCACTGA
- a CDS encoding DUF1343 domain-containing protein: MRVRLGNEAFLEDPAAIAGAARVGLIANQTSFTPDMRSVVHALAASKSPRLTAILAPEHGLFGAAQDMEAVPGGVWEGIPVFSLYGETEASLAPPADAMELVDALVFDVQDVGSRYYTFIWTLAYAMTACAEAGKTMIVLDRPNPLSGLVVSGPTIQAGYRSFVGRYPMPIRHGLTAGEVARWLVRTHGIDADLRVVEMGGWRRAMMFDDTGLPWIPPSPNMPSVETAFVYPGACLIEGTTLSEGRGTTTPFELAGAPAVSPEMIARRLGDFALPGVRFRPTHFRPMYQKHAGDVCGGVFVHVTDRGRFDAIAAYVRLIATVRELFPHAFDWRKETYEFVDDRPAIDLLWGDGGLRRAIDDGAPLDGLFARAARDAEAFADEREDALRYV, translated from the coding sequence ATGCGCGTGCGGCTGGGTAACGAGGCCTTTCTCGAAGATCCCGCCGCCATCGCCGGCGCCGCGCGCGTCGGGCTCATCGCCAATCAGACATCCTTCACGCCGGATATGCGCTCGGTCGTGCACGCGCTGGCCGCGTCGAAGTCTCCGAGGCTGACGGCGATCCTCGCGCCGGAGCACGGCCTGTTCGGCGCCGCGCAGGACATGGAGGCCGTGCCGGGCGGGGTCTGGGAGGGCATCCCCGTCTTTTCGCTGTACGGCGAAACGGAGGCTTCGCTCGCGCCGCCCGCGGACGCGATGGAGCTTGTCGACGCGCTCGTGTTCGACGTGCAGGACGTCGGCAGCCGCTACTACACGTTCATCTGGACGCTCGCTTACGCCATGACGGCGTGTGCCGAAGCGGGAAAGACGATGATCGTGCTCGACCGGCCAAATCCGCTCAGCGGGCTGGTGGTGTCCGGGCCGACAATCCAGGCGGGCTACCGGTCGTTCGTCGGCCGCTATCCGATGCCGATCCGCCACGGCCTGACCGCGGGCGAAGTTGCGCGTTGGCTCGTCAGGACGCACGGCATCGACGCGGACTTGCGCGTCGTGGAGATGGGCGGCTGGCGGCGCGCGATGATGTTTGACGACACCGGCCTTCCGTGGATTCCGCCGTCGCCGAACATGCCATCCGTCGAAACGGCGTTCGTCTATCCGGGCGCGTGCCTGATCGAGGGAACGACGCTCTCGGAGGGGCGGGGCACCACGACGCCGTTCGAGCTGGCCGGCGCGCCGGCCGTTTCACCGGAAATGATCGCGCGCCGGCTGGGGGATTTCGCGCTGCCGGGAGTTCGCTTCAGACCGACGCATTTTCGACCGATGTATCAGAAGCACGCGGGCGACGTGTGCGGCGGCGTGTTTGTCCACGTCACCGATCGCGGGCGATTCGACGCGATCGCGGCGTACGTCCGTCTCATCGCGACGGTGCGGGAACTCTTCCCGCACGCGTTCGACTGGCGGAAGGAAACGTACGAATTCGTGGACGATCGCCCGGCGATCGACCTGCTTTGGGGGGACGGCGGCCTGCGCCGCGCCATCGATGACGGCGCGCCGCTGGACGGCTTGTTCGCCCGGGCCGCGCGGGACGCCGAGGCGTTCGCGGATGAGCGCGAGGACGCGCTTCGTTATGTGTGA
- a CDS encoding FHA domain-containing protein produces the protein MATGPFVLRERSEDVQSEYVLTREVMTAGRDGRNDIVIDAPGVSRFHAEFSQAEGRLAVRDRESENGVWVNGRRVHGPFVVHEGDMIALGERMLVVDRRPKPSARWATAGLLRSARVHTPIMPADPPAPSAETTAPGMNRELFEPACKTPHLRVVKGQGPRGAFAVTRREFVIGRHPGCDLFLRGGEISERHARIVTRRGRHYLYDADSAAGTFVNGGKIRGMTLSDGDYIRIGEITLRYTVPLGLSEPATKRNPRTWGHPNFARTLAIASTAAALAAVAAIVLTAFAV, from the coding sequence ATGGCGACGGGACCGTTTGTGCTCAGGGAGCGGAGCGAGGACGTTCAGTCCGAATACGTGCTCACGCGCGAGGTGATGACCGCCGGCCGCGACGGCCGCAACGACATTGTCATCGACGCTCCGGGCGTCTCGCGTTTTCATGCCGAATTTTCGCAGGCCGAAGGACGACTTGCGGTGCGCGATCGCGAAAGCGAAAACGGCGTCTGGGTGAACGGCCGCCGCGTGCATGGGCCGTTTGTCGTTCACGAAGGCGACATGATCGCGCTTGGCGAGCGCATGCTCGTCGTCGATCGCCGGCCCAAACCGTCGGCGCGATGGGCGACCGCCGGATTGTTGCGCTCGGCGCGCGTACACACGCCGATCATGCCCGCGGATCCGCCCGCGCCCTCGGCGGAAACCACCGCCCCCGGCATGAACCGCGAGCTGTTCGAGCCCGCGTGCAAGACGCCGCATCTGCGCGTGGTGAAGGGGCAGGGGCCACGCGGCGCGTTCGCGGTGACCCGGCGCGAATTCGTCATCGGTCGCCATCCCGGATGCGATCTCTTCCTGCGCGGCGGGGAAATATCGGAGCGACACGCGCGCATCGTTACCCGGCGTGGCCGGCATTATCTCTACGACGCGGACAGCGCCGCTGGAACATTCGTCAACGGCGGCAAGATTCGCGGCATGACGCTTTCCGACGGCGACTACATTCGCATCGGCGAGATCACGCTGCGTTACACCGTACCCCTCGGCTTGTCCGAACCGGCCACCAAACGCAATCCGCGCACGTGGGGGCATCCGAATTTCGCGCGCACGCTCGCGATCGCGTCGACCGCCGCGGCGCTCGCCGCCGTCGCGGCGATTGTTCTGACCGCTTTTGCCGTGTAA